The following proteins are encoded in a genomic region of Colletotrichum higginsianum IMI 349063 chromosome 9, whole genome shotgun sequence:
- a CDS encoding Baculoviral iap repeat-containing protein 3: MDEFCVRLLSYFERSEDGKPGRWPHPNLSPEDMAGAGFRLVSTQAKSGDSVICNFCSLQAWAWERKDDPYHQHQDGSPKCEYVVSDIFRKHQELFFMKKFEKGETEEPLLTPPMTPTKRTYKPRRRMGLSPIVTVYDSTPSHNATRASEEPQASTGKPFEITVSTGETKVVIQITGGGEHPGLARNESVSSKHLRVQDDIS, from the exons ATGGACGAATTCTGCGTTCGTCTCCTTTCCTACTTTGAGCGCAGCGAGGATGGAAAGCCTGGCCGGTGGCCTCATCCCAATCTCTCGCCCGAGGACATGGCAGGCGCGGGCTTTCGACTGGTGAGCACCCAGGCGAAGTCGGGAGACAGCGTCATCTGCAACTTCTGCAGTCTTCAGGCGTGGGCGTGGGAGAGGAAGGATGACCCGTACCATCAGCACCAGGACGGGTCGCCCAAATGCGAGTACGTCGTCTCCGACATCTTCCGCAAGCATCAAGAGCTCTTCTTCATGAAGAAGTTTGAGAAGGGGGAGACCGAGGAGCCGCTCCTCACCCCTCCCATGACTCCCACGAAGAGAACCTATAAGCCCCGTCGCCGCATGGGTCTCTCCCCCATCGTCACTGTGTACGACTCGACGCCCTCTCACAATGCGACCCGGGCCTCAGAGGAGCCGCAGGCGAGCACCGGAAAGCCGTTCGAGATCACCGTCTCGACTGGCGAGACCAAGGTCGTCATACAGATCACTGGCGGGGGCGAGCATC CGGGGCTGGCGCGAAACGAGTCCGTCTCGAGTAAACATCTACGAGTGCAAGACGACATCTCATGA